A stretch of the Diprion similis isolate iyDipSimi1 chromosome 14, iyDipSimi1.1, whole genome shotgun sequence genome encodes the following:
- the LOC124414871 gene encoding uncharacterized protein LOC124414871 isoform X1, protein MRYSGVLSYAVLTLNLHFTGQARGSGSCKDLQGRFFESGFHYSPGPDACTLCVCDNGNPKWCKAVLCSQPQDCKSFRVGTTCCEFICMDDTLPVGGGDGNSGIGGGLGDGNTSSDMGLRLVASCITAILSLSLIFFLIHRLRQRKIRVCVAGRQNRQLTDEQRSLGSMGYLERGGLSHGGPADDMSCGGGYPLWKPPGNYFPRGEAPPPYEEAVAAARAEQALLSTSPHALSPLNFPGAYLSVNHGTHPSSVATVANSQIGLSVTTPNLSDRHGASTSPMIPSMNRPLSSPNTHSNTYQVNQGESMTVGAYANSSVTTFNIGPNTYENLPPPPGIITNQTHVLSQSNILSLPTSHSTIPKAYHQHTTLPRQGAGAFTISATLPTSGTSSHRTIPRTLATSGSLRLRREFTAHQSVAPLFDTPPRNVSPQNTPQSAPPTAPTNENSIRSDAFYDDVLVGLPTAAPQVEGEPPAQPSANLTNCDFKPKIASNTEVNQDGSIESVACACSMQALPTLHDDADDYRSECENCKSANGSRYYLDNQDELVTSPHETMTLHRRPEETPLGTAPQYYRTSLTLPTSTRQRTRSTGARENWFSSMPESSTESSDED, encoded by the exons ATGAGATACAGCGGAGTCCTCAGCTATGCGGTGCTCACGCTAAATCTGCATTTTACTG GTCAAGCTAGAGGAAGCGGTTCTTGCAAAGACTTACAGGGCCGATTCTTTGAATCGGGGTTTCACTACAGTCCTGGCCCAGATGCGTGTACTCTCTGCGTCTGCGACAATGGGAATCCAAAATGGTGCAAGGCGGTTCTCTGCTCGCAGCCGCAG GATTGCAAGTCTTTTCGCGTTGGCACCACTTGCTGCGAGTTTATCTGCATGGACGACACTCTTCCAGTTGGCGGCGGAGATGGAAACAGTGGAATCGGAGGCGGCTTGGGAGATGGCAACACGTCAAGCGACATGGGACTTCGTCTTGTCGCCAGCTGCATCACTGCCATATTGTCACTTTCTCTGATATTCTTTTTGATTCATCGACTTCGCCAGAGAAAGATTAGAG TTTGTGTGGCAGGGAGGCAAAATCGACAATTAACCGACGAGCAAAGAAGTCTTGGTAGTATGGGATACCTAGAAAGAGGTGGACTGTCGCACGGTGGACCAGCAGATGACATGTCATGCGGAGGTGGTTATCCGTTGTGGAAACCACCAGGTAATTATTTTCCACGTGGAGAAGCTCCACCGCCATATGAAGAAGCAGTAGCAGCTGCGAGAGCAGAACAAGCGTTGCTATCTACAAGTCCGCACGCTTTATCACCATTGAACTTCCCTGGCGCGTATTTGTCGGTGAATCACGGTACTCATCCTTCGTCAGTCGCGACTGTAGCAAATAGCCAAATTGGCCTCTCAGTTACAACGCCGAATCTCTCAGACAGGCACGGAGCATCTACGTCTCCGATGATACCATCGATGAATAGGCCTTTGAGCAGCCCTAACACTCACTCAAATACCTACCAAGTAAATCAGGGCGAATCCATGACGGTTGGAGCTTATGCAAATAGCTCTGTAACCACATTCAACATAGGACCTAATACTTACGAGAATCTCCCACCGCCGCCAGGCATTATCACCAACCAAACTCACGTTTTGTCTCAGAGTAATATTTTATCTCTACCAACTTCCCACTCCACTATTCCAAAAGCTTATCACCAGCACACGACTCTACCTCGTCAAGGCGCTGGCGCCTTTACCATATCTGCAACATTGCCCACATCCGGCACGTCCAGCCATCGTACTATTCCCAGAACCCTAGCTACCAGTGGCAGTCTCAGATTGAGAAGAGAATTTACTGCTCATCAGTCTGTTGCTCCGCTTTTCGATACCCCGCCACGAAATGTATCCCCTCAAAATACTCCACAATCTGCTCCACCGACTGCACCAACcaatgaaaattctattcGTTCGGATGCATTTTATGATGATGTACTTGTTGGACTACCGACTGCTGCGCCACAGGTTGAGGGGGAGCCACCTGCTCAACCAAGTGCAAATCTAACAAATTGTGACTTTAAG CCTAAAATTGCTTCAAATACCGAAGTGAACCAAGATGGAAGCATCGAATCTGTGGCATGCGCTTGCAGCATGCAAGCTCTGCCGACCTTGCATGACGATGCGGATGACTATCGTAGTGAATGTGAGAATTGCAAGAGTGCAAACGGTTCCCGATATTATCTGGACAACCAGGATGAATTAGTTACTTCTCCACACGAGACAATGACATTGCATCGTAGACCGGAGGAAACACCGTTAGGCACCGCACCCCAGTATTATCGTACTTCCTTGACACTGCCCACTAGTACCCGTCAGCGTACGAG GAGCACCGGAGCTCGTGAAAATTGGTTCAGTTCAATGCCTGAAAGCTCCACAGAGTCTTCGGATgaagattaa
- the LOC124414871 gene encoding uncharacterized protein LOC124414871 isoform X2, with translation MRYSGVLSYAVLTLNLHFTGQARGSGSCKDLQGRFFESGFHYSPGPDACTLCVCDNGNPKWCKAVLCSQPQDCKSFRVGTTCCEFICMDDTLPVGGGDGNSGIGGGLGDGNTSSDMGLRLVASCITAILSLSLIFFLIHRLRQRKIRGRQNRQLTDEQRSLGSMGYLERGGLSHGGPADDMSCGGGYPLWKPPGNYFPRGEAPPPYEEAVAAARAEQALLSTSPHALSPLNFPGAYLSVNHGTHPSSVATVANSQIGLSVTTPNLSDRHGASTSPMIPSMNRPLSSPNTHSNTYQVNQGESMTVGAYANSSVTTFNIGPNTYENLPPPPGIITNQTHVLSQSNILSLPTSHSTIPKAYHQHTTLPRQGAGAFTISATLPTSGTSSHRTIPRTLATSGSLRLRREFTAHQSVAPLFDTPPRNVSPQNTPQSAPPTAPTNENSIRSDAFYDDVLVGLPTAAPQVEGEPPAQPSANLTNCDFKPKIASNTEVNQDGSIESVACACSMQALPTLHDDADDYRSECENCKSANGSRYYLDNQDELVTSPHETMTLHRRPEETPLGTAPQYYRTSLTLPTSTRQRTRSTGARENWFSSMPESSTESSDED, from the exons ATGAGATACAGCGGAGTCCTCAGCTATGCGGTGCTCACGCTAAATCTGCATTTTACTG GTCAAGCTAGAGGAAGCGGTTCTTGCAAAGACTTACAGGGCCGATTCTTTGAATCGGGGTTTCACTACAGTCCTGGCCCAGATGCGTGTACTCTCTGCGTCTGCGACAATGGGAATCCAAAATGGTGCAAGGCGGTTCTCTGCTCGCAGCCGCAG GATTGCAAGTCTTTTCGCGTTGGCACCACTTGCTGCGAGTTTATCTGCATGGACGACACTCTTCCAGTTGGCGGCGGAGATGGAAACAGTGGAATCGGAGGCGGCTTGGGAGATGGCAACACGTCAAGCGACATGGGACTTCGTCTTGTCGCCAGCTGCATCACTGCCATATTGTCACTTTCTCTGATATTCTTTTTGATTCATCGACTTCGCCAGAGAAAGATTAGAG GGAGGCAAAATCGACAATTAACCGACGAGCAAAGAAGTCTTGGTAGTATGGGATACCTAGAAAGAGGTGGACTGTCGCACGGTGGACCAGCAGATGACATGTCATGCGGAGGTGGTTATCCGTTGTGGAAACCACCAGGTAATTATTTTCCACGTGGAGAAGCTCCACCGCCATATGAAGAAGCAGTAGCAGCTGCGAGAGCAGAACAAGCGTTGCTATCTACAAGTCCGCACGCTTTATCACCATTGAACTTCCCTGGCGCGTATTTGTCGGTGAATCACGGTACTCATCCTTCGTCAGTCGCGACTGTAGCAAATAGCCAAATTGGCCTCTCAGTTACAACGCCGAATCTCTCAGACAGGCACGGAGCATCTACGTCTCCGATGATACCATCGATGAATAGGCCTTTGAGCAGCCCTAACACTCACTCAAATACCTACCAAGTAAATCAGGGCGAATCCATGACGGTTGGAGCTTATGCAAATAGCTCTGTAACCACATTCAACATAGGACCTAATACTTACGAGAATCTCCCACCGCCGCCAGGCATTATCACCAACCAAACTCACGTTTTGTCTCAGAGTAATATTTTATCTCTACCAACTTCCCACTCCACTATTCCAAAAGCTTATCACCAGCACACGACTCTACCTCGTCAAGGCGCTGGCGCCTTTACCATATCTGCAACATTGCCCACATCCGGCACGTCCAGCCATCGTACTATTCCCAGAACCCTAGCTACCAGTGGCAGTCTCAGATTGAGAAGAGAATTTACTGCTCATCAGTCTGTTGCTCCGCTTTTCGATACCCCGCCACGAAATGTATCCCCTCAAAATACTCCACAATCTGCTCCACCGACTGCACCAACcaatgaaaattctattcGTTCGGATGCATTTTATGATGATGTACTTGTTGGACTACCGACTGCTGCGCCACAGGTTGAGGGGGAGCCACCTGCTCAACCAAGTGCAAATCTAACAAATTGTGACTTTAAG CCTAAAATTGCTTCAAATACCGAAGTGAACCAAGATGGAAGCATCGAATCTGTGGCATGCGCTTGCAGCATGCAAGCTCTGCCGACCTTGCATGACGATGCGGATGACTATCGTAGTGAATGTGAGAATTGCAAGAGTGCAAACGGTTCCCGATATTATCTGGACAACCAGGATGAATTAGTTACTTCTCCACACGAGACAATGACATTGCATCGTAGACCGGAGGAAACACCGTTAGGCACCGCACCCCAGTATTATCGTACTTCCTTGACACTGCCCACTAGTACCCGTCAGCGTACGAG GAGCACCGGAGCTCGTGAAAATTGGTTCAGTTCAATGCCTGAAAGCTCCACAGAGTCTTCGGATgaagattaa
- the LOC124414873 gene encoding UBA-like domain-containing protein 2: MDALREQVMINQFVLAAGCAREQAKQLLQAAHWQFETALSIFFQEAAIPSCAQGPGTHFGQITPCNTPATPPNFPDALLAFSKMSAGDKTPSGMSPSQNGQVPHQHPGGRCSVSGTQQQTSQSFGLGEPQR; this comes from the exons ATGGACGCTCTAAGGGAACAGGTGATGATTAATCAGTTCGTTCTGGCCGCCGGGTGCGCCAGGGAACAGGCGAAACAGTTACTACAAGCTGCTCACTGGCAGTTCGAG ACAGCAttgagtatattttttcaagaagCTGCTATACCCTCGTGCGCTCAAGGACCGGGAACACATTTTGGACAG ATCACACCGTGCAATACGCCGGCTACACCTCCAAATTTCCCGGACGCATTATTAGCATTTTCTAAAATGTCTGCTGGAGACAAAACGCCTTCTG GCATGTCTCCGAGCCAGAATGGGCAGGTACCCCATCAGCACCCAGGTGGCAGGTGTAGCGTTTCTGGTACACAACAACAAACCAGCCAATCTTTTGGACTCGGTGAGCCACAGAGATAA
- the LOC124414872 gene encoding transcriptional adapter 3-B — translation MSGKGKQSSKKALIKVREGGKSGHLSSVNSDTSSESTEAAVSLPVLKTVDNGKHLPRYCSILQRSAEECVGMEDLDTLQLELETLLSSVVVRCRLLQDEITNLSSAEERRDKRSKSVKGLSTLDKKIREDKSKLKDFSSKAQSPLPAKLFKQKTSGGLASQVVPNPHELNRIDGSKSDLPKLLLPKNDTPNKFWASVDPYCTDIMPEDLKLLEELVATHSNQSEFKKIPPLGRHYSLLWAHNDLLQEEDAANPNRDKKKNRSDVSLLVSKVDKKGNSIAGPLTQRLVSALLEENVYVANNNMDNKLFRDGDPPVLRDLSIQNSMNLELRMHKELVEQGILEADTPKKNQDDEILAEIKRCQQELSALSNHNVTQLKRLLQLAQEESKRQAVKRKISIVDNEVVEHYKKLILAKQRKVSMTKKEQDKAWSCLRERENLLEHLNILSSGSDSVINSRNSTA, via the coding sequence ATGTCAGGTAAAGGTAAACAGAGTTCGAAGAAGGCGCTGATAAAGGTGCGCGAGGGCGGTAAATCCGGACATCTATCCTCTGTTAATTCTGACACGAGTTCGGAGAGCACAGAGGCCGCAGTTTCTCTGCCTGTTCTAAAAACGGTCGACAATGGAAAACATTTGCCAAGGTACTGTAGCATTCTTCAACGTTCGGCGGAGGAATGTGTTGGGATGGAGGATTTGGATACGCTACAACTCGAGCTGGAAACATTGCTTTCATCTGTCGTAGTTCGATGCCGATTACTGCAAGACGAGATAACAAACTTGTCGTCAGCAGAAGAACGTAGAGACAAAAGGTCAAAGAGTGTGAAAGGCTTGTCGACACTTGACAAGAAAATTCGCGAGGACAAATCCAAGCTTAAGGACTTTAGCTCGAAGGCGCAGTCTCCTCTTCCGGCCAAACTGTTCAAACAAAAAACTTCCGGGGGATTGGCTTCTCAAGTTGTCCCGAATCCTCACGAATTGAACAGAATCGATGGGAGTAAATCCGATCTCCCTAAACTACTTTTGCCCAAAAATGATACCCCCAACAAGTTCTGGGCATCGGTCGATCCTTACTGCACTGATATCATGCCGGAGGATTTGAAGCTGCTCGAAGAATTAGTCGCCACACATAGCAATCAAAGCGAATTCAAGAAAATCCCGCCGCTGGGTCGTCATTACAGTCTGCTGTGGGCACACAATGATTTGTTACAGGAAGAAGACGCGGCCAATCCAAACagggataaaaagaaaaatcggtcCGATGTTTCGCTCCTTGTATCGAAGGTTGATAAGAAGGGAAATAGCATCGCAGGACCTCTGACCCAAAGATTAGTTTCAGCTCTGTTAGAAGAGAATGTATATGTagctaataataatatggataataaattattcaggGACGGCGATCCTCCTGTGCTTAGGGACTTGTCTatacaaaattcaatgaacTTGGAATTGAGGATGCACAAGGAGCTAGTAGAACAAGGTATACTTGAGGCTGATActccgaaaaaaaatcaggacgATGAAATTCTTGCAGAAATAAAACGATGCCAACAAGAACTGTCCGCTTTGTCCAATCACAATGTGACACAGTTGAAACGACTGCTTCAATTGGCACAAGAGGAGAGCAAACGGCAGGCTGTGAAACGTAAAATAAGCATCGTCGATAACGAAGTCGTTGAACATTACAAAAAGTTGATACTAGCTAAACAGAGAAAGGTGTCTATGACTAAAAAAGAACAGGACAAGGCTTGGAGCTGTCTGAGAGAGCGCGAAAACTTACTTGAACATTTGAATATACTGTCAAGCGGTAGTGACTCTGTCATTAACTCAAGAAATAGCACGGCTTGA